AAATCCGATGGTAGACCCCAATGGTTTCTGGCAGCAGGGATACTGGAATTATAAGGATTTAACTGCCATGATCAATCTTTCATCCAGAGTTATCAGTTCCCCCTTCAGTTCTTTGGCCAGCCACAGATAGCTTGCATCATAGGTTGTAAGACCTGTAGCCATTGCCAGAGTCACTGTCGCTCGGTGATCGACCTGAACCGTGTCGATGGCAAACCTGTTGAAAAGATCGAAGGCCGACATCAATCGAGTCTCCAGTTCTGGATGAGCAACGATCTTTTTCAAACATATGCTGGCCATCTCGAACCGGAGCAGGGCGGGCGCAGCCAGATGAGCGTCTTCCATGACCTTGGCGACCTCCTCGGCTTTCGATTCTCCAAAGAGCAAAGCCCCCATTGCCGAGGCGTCAACGACGCAGATCCGCATCCCGGTCCTCCCTCAGAAACGCGGCAGATTCATCAGGTGTACAAAGATCGGACGCCCTGACTTCCGCCAGCAACTCCGCAGGTGAAAGGTACCGCTCTTCGTAGACGCTCTGCTTTAGAATGCTCATCAGTTCCCCCTGGAGGGAGCGATGATGCCTCTGAGCCCGGCGGCGCAATTTCTCGGCAATTTTCTCCGGCACATTTTTAATGGAAAGATTGACCGACATCACTACCTCCTTATATGGTTCCGTTTAGGCTCCATTATAGAACCACACAGATAATTGCACAAGGTATCATCCAGGAAACTTGCAGAAACCTTTTGTCTGGCAAAATGGGGGCCAGGAAACCCCAATGATCAGTTAATCTGAACACAGGGTTCACTTTCAGCCAGGATGTGATTTATGGTACTATCTTACCCAGCTGCAATGGCACTCTTTCCCGGGGGTAAAGATAATGGGTAAACTTAATAATATTTTTGCTGTTGTCCTGGCCGTCACCTGGACCTTATTCATCATCACCATGGTCAACCTCGTCGGCATCAAGGAAGAACGGCTCATCAACCAGATCGCCATAAGCCAGGCCAAATCGGTGTTCCAGGTCATGGTGGATATGCGGAGCTGGACCGCCAGGCAGGGCGGAGTTTACGTCGTCCCCAGTGAAACCACACCACCTAACCCGTACCTTGACCACCCGAGAAGAGATGTCGAGACAACCGACGGAATGAAGCTGACCCTGGTCAACCCTTCCTACATGACGCGACAGGTATCCGAGATCGGTTTCGAGAGGCGTGGAGTCAAGACCCGCCTTACCAGTCTAAGACCCATACGGCCGGCCAACGCGGCCGTTGGTTGGGAAAAGGCAGCCCTTGAAAGCTTCGAGGCCGGTGAAGCCTCCTATTTTGAGCTGGCTCAAGACGAGGAGAGACGCCACATATACCGTTACATGGCACCCCTCGCTCTGGAAGAACCATGCAACGTCTGCCACCTTCCCAGCCACTCAGCCAAGGGGATCCGTGGCGGGCTCAGCATCACTTTTCCGGTGGAGGACCTTGTCAAGAGCCGTATTCACATCATGAGGCTCAATCGCCTGATTTTCGCCTCCATCTGGCTCATCGGGCTGTTCGTCATAGGCGGCCTGGCCCTGGTCATGGAGAAGGTCCTGCTGGGACGGAAAAAGCTGAAAATGTAAAATGATGGTTCAGATAACATCACAACCTATGAACCCGGCCATAAGGAACACAGGCTGAAGGGGCTCATAATAGAGGTGAATGAGGGACAGAGTGATGAGAGGCCAACCTCATCCTTCCTGGATATCGAGGAGATCGAAGGACTATCAGCAGCTCTTGCCTCCATGGTCCGCCTGTCCGAGGAGCGAAGCAAAACAGAAAGTTCCTATATTGAGATCATATATACAACCGAAGATGAACTGGGTTTTGGCGTTTATTTCAGTGAAGGGGAGGAGGGAGGTTTCATCTCAGGGAGAGGCGCTGGAAAACTGACTATTTCCCTGGAACTGGAGCAGATGAACGAGGTGGAAAAGATCGTGGATTACGGATATACGCTTCTCAATATGAAATAAGGGGAAATTAATTCCGGATTCCAGATTCCGGATTCAGGATTGAAAATTTGCTGATCACGGTTCACCCGCCTTCGCGATCAGCTCCGACGTGGCAAGCGGTTCACAGTTCACTATTCACGGTTCACAACTCACGTTACCCTAATGATGAAATCCGGACACGCCGCCCCGCAGTAACCGCACAGGACGCAGAGCGATGGATCCACTAATGCTGCACCTTCCACCATGCTCAGCGCTCCGTCCTTGCACACTTCAATACATGCTCCGCACCCGGTGCAGAAATTCCTCATGATCGTTAAACTGCGCCGGCCCTTTTCCAGCTCATCCCACACTTCACCGGGGGCACTGCCGCTGCTTAAAAGCTCCACGTTGGCCTCGATCTCCGCTTCGGACAGCATTCCCAGGGCAAGTGTGTGCACTCCCTCGAGGGCCATTACCCAGGATAGACTCTCACGGGCGCTGGAGATGAGGTTCCCGCCGGCCAGCGCCTTCATGGCATAGACCCCCTTGCCCGATGAAGCAGCCAGGGCAATAGCCTCAGCCATCTCCCCCGCGCTCCCATCCAGGATCCCCATCCCCGTGCGGTTGATGAGGGGATGTATGACATCCACTTCCGGAACGCCGGCCGCTTCACCGATAACCGATATGTAGTGGGAGGAGATGCCGATGGTCCTGGTCAGACCCTCCTCTTTCATGCGGCACAGCTCATCAA
This genomic window from bacterium contains:
- a CDS encoding type II toxin-antitoxin system VapC family toxin — encoded protein: MRICVVDASAMGALLFGESKAEEVAKVMEDAHLAAPALLRFEMASICLKKIVAHPELETRLMSAFDLFNRFAIDTVQVDHRATVTLAMATGLTTYDASYLWLAKELKGELITLDERLIMAVKSL
- a CDS encoding Arc family DNA-binding protein encodes the protein MSVNLSIKNVPEKIAEKLRRRAQRHHRSLQGELMSILKQSVYEERYLSPAELLAEVRASDLCTPDESAAFLREDRDADLRR
- a CDS encoding DUF3365 domain-containing protein, with product MGKLNNIFAVVLAVTWTLFIITMVNLVGIKEERLINQIAISQAKSVFQVMVDMRSWTARQGGVYVVPSETTPPNPYLDHPRRDVETTDGMKLTLVNPSYMTRQVSEIGFERRGVKTRLTSLRPIRPANAAVGWEKAALESFEAGEASYFELAQDEERRHIYRYMAPLALEEPCNVCHLPSHSAKGIRGGLSITFPVEDLVKSRIHIMRLNRLIFASIWLIGLFVIGGLALVMEKVLLGRKKLKM
- a CDS encoding aldo/keto reductase, coding for MCIFTSYLKESPLDTVKFGNTGLDVSPLVFGTLPLGALQANVTPSRGGALIRSALERGVNMIDTAHLYGTYAHVREGIQGYTGDVFIASKTHAADAAGAREQVETALGEMGIDHLDVLLLHGGRVAEPFTERASVFDELCRMKEEGLTRTIGISSHYISVIGEAAGVPEVDVIHPLINRTGMGILDGSAGEMAEAIALAASSGKGVYAMKALAGGNLISSARESLSWVMALEGVHTLALGMLSEAEIEANVELLSSGSAPGEVWDELEKGRRSLTIMRNFCTGCGACIEVCKDGALSMVEGAALVDPSLCVLCGYCGAACPDFIIRVT